In Chloracidobacterium sp., the following proteins share a genomic window:
- a CDS encoding YdcH family protein: MDMSTADPVRDDLLKSNQVFRDLVHQHDDLEKRLNELVHLSYPSDEEQVEETTLKKKKLAIKDEIYAMISQHAVSH, from the coding sequence ATGGACATGTCAACTGCTGATCCGGTGAGGGACGACTTGCTAAAGAGCAATCAAGTTTTCAGAGATCTGGTACATCAGCATGACGATCTGGAAAAAAGGCTGAACGAACTGGTTCACCTATCGTATCCAAGCGACGAAGAACAAGTAGAGGAGACAACCCTCAAGAAGAAGAAACTCGCGATCAAAGACGAAATTTACGCGATGATCAGCCAGCACGCGGTTTCGCATTAG
- a CDS encoding PqqD family protein, producing the protein MNNSKNPVARQSGLVVQEMPDEVLVYDMQSNKAHCLNRSAAMVWKSCDGNNSVADIVREFDGKVTEDFVWLAIDQLNENNLLEAGMTPRFAGQSRRQVLKTIGLASMVAIPLISSLVAPQNAMANMSCSCVGNGDCTTRVGCQSQQNCNPQGICAPGAAPRT; encoded by the coding sequence ATGAATAATTCGAAAAATCCGGTCGCCCGGCAGAGCGGGCTCGTTGTTCAGGAAATGCCCGACGAAGTGCTCGTATATGACATGCAGAGCAACAAGGCACACTGCCTGAATCGCTCGGCGGCAATGGTTTGGAAATCGTGCGACGGCAATAACTCTGTGGCCGACATCGTTCGCGAATTTGATGGCAAGGTTACCGAAGATTTCGTCTGGCTCGCTATCGACCAGCTCAACGAGAACAACCTGCTCGAGGCCGGCATGACGCCGCGCTTCGCCGGCCAGTCTCGCCGTCAGGTCCTCAAGACGATCGGCCTCGCATCAATGGTCGCGATCCCGCTCATCTCTTCTCTAGTCGCCCCGCAGAATGCGATGGCGAATATGTCGTGCTCATGTGTCGGCAACGGCGACTGCACCACGCGTGTAGGATGTCAGAGCCAACAGAACTGCAACCCCCAGGGCATTTGTGCACCGGGTGCCGCGCCCCGAACGTAG
- a CDS encoding PQQ-binding-like beta-propeller repeat protein has product MLRTTLPKALISWLVIALAAVSIVAQVDNNSGADVTRCWAIPITAAVRRLTADGSRAYAALDGGRLISFSPDGKTTWSTELGGDISSTLLVTDTGLLLSTSSVGENEMGILRAISRDTGIVAATAPLPEGARYYTFALNGSVLVVSGNGIVQMIDRQGVVKWRREIAEAFAAVPVLGADRLFLASTGKQLFAIDPTSGEIDSVRKVKYDITALGVTQAGMLLVGDARGGLTAFDRSGATAWRFRTGGRVSGLFAANGHIFAMSHDNFVYCIDASNGSVAWKRRLAGRVSHAAPINGTYLFTTSLDEHGAAITAIAKGRTAGHIGLADDEFVTADPVISGGILAIGTNDAVYGYSLVGPAGCPK; this is encoded by the coding sequence ATGCTCCGCACAACGCTTCCCAAAGCTCTCATATCCTGGCTCGTTATCGCCCTGGCGGCGGTATCTATTGTTGCGCAGGTGGATAACAATAGCGGGGCTGACGTCACGCGCTGTTGGGCGATACCGATAACGGCTGCGGTTCGGCGTCTGACGGCCGATGGCTCGCGTGCATATGCTGCCCTTGATGGAGGCCGATTGATCTCATTTTCGCCTGACGGAAAAACGACATGGTCTACAGAACTTGGCGGCGACATTTCATCGACTTTGCTGGTCACGGATACGGGGCTGCTTCTGAGCACAAGCTCGGTCGGCGAGAATGAAATGGGTATTCTCCGCGCGATCAGCCGCGATACAGGAATAGTTGCGGCCACTGCCCCGCTTCCAGAAGGTGCGCGGTATTACACTTTCGCATTGAACGGATCGGTGCTTGTCGTTTCAGGCAACGGGATTGTCCAAATGATTGACCGGCAGGGCGTGGTAAAATGGCGTCGCGAGATCGCAGAGGCCTTTGCTGCTGTGCCCGTCTTGGGGGCCGACCGCCTCTTTTTGGCGTCAACCGGAAAGCAGCTGTTTGCCATCGATCCGACAAGCGGCGAGATCGACTCGGTTCGAAAGGTAAAGTATGACATTACTGCCCTGGGCGTCACGCAAGCCGGGATGCTGCTGGTCGGTGACGCGAGGGGCGGCCTGACGGCTTTCGATAGGAGCGGTGCGACGGCTTGGCGGTTTCGCACCGGTGGCCGCGTCTCCGGGCTCTTCGCTGCAAATGGCCACATCTTTGCGATGTCGCACGACAATTTTGTTTACTGCATCGACGCGAGCAACGGCAGCGTCGCCTGGAAGCGACGCCTCGCCGGCCGAGTTTCGCACGCCGCACCGATCAACGGCACCTATCTCTTTACGACGTCGCTGGACGAACATGGCGCGGCGATAACCGCCATCGCCAAAGGTAGAACAGCCGGCCATATCGGCCTAGCCGACGACGAGTTTGTCACGGCCGATCCTGTGATCTCTGGCGGCATCCTGGCAATAGGCACGAACGATGCCGTTTACGGTTACAGCCTCGTCGGCCCCGCGGGCTGCCCCAAATAG
- a CDS encoding nucleotidyltransferase family protein has protein sequence MSASVTNFATTDEFRWKLLQVRAAEKRAVRAFQLFREQGIEPILIKGIAAGRSYPETEPRVAIDIDLAVSSAEFDRADAIVVKHAQEGLAIDLHRELRHLDTVAWDDLFANSAEWPLDDGPIRILRPEDHLRVLCVHWLTDGASQKERLWDICYAVANRPPGFDWHRALDTVKPHRRRWIACTIGLAHRYLGLDLSDTPLADEAAHLPPWLIKAVEREWASETKFVPLEEAVHKGGLLRQMPRRLRPDPIWATIQMNGSFDARTRFFYQFASFFARIPASYRRIFGK, from the coding sequence GTGTCGGCATCAGTGACTAATTTTGCGACGACTGACGAATTTCGCTGGAAACTGCTTCAGGTGAGAGCGGCTGAGAAGCGCGCCGTAAGGGCATTTCAGTTGTTCCGTGAACAGGGTATCGAGCCGATACTGATAAAGGGCATCGCAGCGGGACGTAGCTATCCCGAGACCGAGCCGCGCGTTGCAATTGATATCGACCTGGCTGTATCGTCGGCAGAGTTTGACCGAGCGGACGCTATCGTCGTTAAGCATGCGCAGGAAGGCCTTGCGATCGATCTGCACCGCGAGCTGCGGCATCTGGACACAGTTGCGTGGGACGACTTGTTTGCTAACTCGGCCGAGTGGCCGTTGGACGACGGCCCGATACGCATCCTGCGGCCCGAGGACCATTTGCGTGTGCTGTGCGTCCACTGGCTAACGGACGGTGCGAGCCAGAAAGAGAGGCTGTGGGACATATGTTACGCGGTCGCCAATCGTCCGCCCGGCTTTGACTGGCACCGAGCCCTCGATACGGTCAAGCCGCATCGCCGCCGTTGGATAGCCTGCACGATAGGGCTTGCTCACAGATACCTCGGCCTCGACCTCAGCGATACACCTCTCGCCGACGAAGCCGCTCATTTGCCGCCGTGGTTGATCAAGGCGGTCGAGCGTGAATGGGCAAGTGAGACAAAATTCGTCCCTCTTGAGGAGGCCGTACATAAAGGCGGCCTGCTGCGTCAGATGCCACGCCGCCTGCGACCCGATCCGATCTGGGCGACGATACAGATGAACGGTAGTTTTGATGCGAGAACGAGGTTCTTTTACCAGTTCGCGAGCTTCTTTGCACGCATCCCGGCGTCGTATCGGCGCATTTTCGGCAAATGA
- a CDS encoding PqqD family protein — MPALYKPKAKASNLVMQHVSDEVLLYDMAKHRAYCLNSTAALIWQKCDGVTTVAEIAEEFTTDRAALDVVWLAIDQLNSFDLLANPQPRRYDGSSRRNAIKALATTAFVTVPVVSTIATPTDNRGSLSVCVCVGSGDCVRVGCPSPPNCGPNGICI; from the coding sequence ATGCCCGCATTGTATAAGCCCAAGGCCAAGGCCAGCAATCTGGTGATGCAGCATGTTTCGGATGAGGTACTCCTCTATGATATGGCGAAACATCGAGCCTATTGCCTAAACTCAACTGCCGCCCTTATCTGGCAGAAATGCGACGGCGTGACCACGGTTGCCGAGATCGCGGAGGAGTTCACAACAGACCGAGCGGCTCTTGACGTCGTTTGGCTTGCGATAGATCAGTTGAACTCATTCGACCTGCTCGCAAATCCGCAGCCGCGCCGCTACGACGGGAGCTCGAGACGCAACGCTATCAAGGCCCTCGCTACCACCGCATTCGTGACAGTCCCGGTCGTCTCGACAATAGCGACGCCCACAGACAATCGGGGCTCACTCTCGGTCTGCGTTTGCGTCGGCAGCGGCGACTGCGTAAGAGTGGGATGCCCGAGCCCTCCGAACTGCGGCCCCAATGGCATCTGCATCTGA
- the rimI gene encoding ribosomal protein S18-alanine N-acetyltransferase has translation MSESGCGNFRVRRVDSSHIADLIRIAEETNLSPWTAQSYLDEIKNPDAVLLHLEADDNRTVGFVVGRIILGGMIEAQTDAEIYNIAVIRPLQGRGLGQLLLDSFLDASRQRSATNVWLEVRESNAAAIRFYQRNGFERMQTRNNFYSEPRENALLMRLSLETADIQLARS, from the coding sequence ATGAGCGAATCTGGTTGTGGCAATTTCCGTGTTCGTCGGGTGGACAGCTCGCACATTGCCGACCTGATCCGTATTGCCGAGGAAACCAACCTCAGCCCGTGGACAGCGCAGAGCTATCTCGACGAGATAAAGAATCCCGACGCCGTGCTGTTGCATCTAGAAGCCGACGATAATCGCACGGTCGGCTTTGTCGTTGGCCGGATAATCCTTGGCGGGATGATCGAGGCACAAACTGATGCTGAGATCTACAACATTGCCGTGATAAGGCCGCTGCAGGGCCGTGGCCTCGGGCAACTCCTTCTGGATAGTTTTCTCGATGCCAGCCGACAGAGATCGGCAACAAACGTGTGGCTAGAGGTAAGGGAATCGAACGCTGCCGCGATCAGATTCTACCAGCGGAATGGGTTTGAAAGGATGCAGACACGGAATAATTTTTACAGCGAACCGCGTGAGAATGCCCTGCTGATGCGCTTGAGCCTCGAAACGGCTGACATTCAATTAGCTAGATCCTGA
- the tsaB gene encoding tRNA (adenosine(37)-N6)-threonylcarbamoyltransferase complex dimerization subunit type 1 TsaB, with the protein MSDVIVSIEAAIAGGSISLIRDGGEIAHWIGTGNVSKAENLLGDIDRLLCEREIGRSQIRLIAVSGGPGSFTGIRIGIATALGLKAGLGVEMASVSALEAVVFVSGIQERVTAAVPMGRGSVCVQEFEIGEPSGLPHMVALDALANITGKLVIHGSLAEPMSNRPDVFDAGFNFANAVGRLAAVRRTVAKPLFVSKHSS; encoded by the coding sequence ATGAGCGATGTGATCGTATCCATCGAGGCAGCCATTGCAGGCGGCAGTATTTCGCTGATCCGCGACGGCGGCGAGATCGCGCACTGGATCGGCACCGGCAATGTGTCAAAGGCTGAGAACCTGCTCGGTGATATCGATCGGCTTCTTTGTGAGCGCGAGATAGGTCGGTCACAAATTCGCCTGATCGCTGTTTCCGGCGGGCCGGGAAGTTTTACCGGCATTCGCATCGGCATCGCAACGGCGTTGGGCCTAAAGGCCGGGCTCGGCGTCGAGATGGCAAGTGTTTCGGCGTTGGAGGCGGTCGTATTCGTCTCGGGAATTCAGGAACGCGTCACCGCCGCGGTTCCGATGGGCCGAGGATCGGTTTGTGTGCAGGAGTTTGAGATCGGCGAGCCTTCGGGTTTGCCACACATGGTCGCTCTCGACGCTTTAGCCAACATTACCGGGAAATTGGTCATTCACGGATCGCTTGCAGAGCCGATGTCCAACCGGCCGGACGTTTTTGATGCCGGCTTTAACTTCGCTAATGCCGTGGGCCGGCTTGCGGCCGTGCGGCGAACGGTGGCCAAACCGTTATTCGTTAGCAAGCACAGTTCCTGA